A region from the Benincasa hispida cultivar B227 chromosome 10, ASM972705v1, whole genome shotgun sequence genome encodes:
- the LOC120088712 gene encoding probable serine/threonine-protein kinase PBL21 isoform X2: MTVDQDDSEAIEKEKKKKKKNVLVGIRINGDSRDLLNWAIVKVADPGDCVIVIHVCQSSDRASKDKPLFDEFLEGYKSLCDVNKVALVALILTGSSVKKTLVRQAKSYAAGAVVLGTSKPSNLGGWSSTTRYFVKRLPPTTDVLALNNGKIIFRRFTNDQLPENLIGKGGCNQVYKGILPDGKLVAVKVMNSSKQAWNEFSQEVDIISSLHHRNITPFLGICVVDNTLISVYDFFSKGSLEENLFDSNKGKNILSWEVRVRLAIGTAEVLTYLHDECPRPVVHRDVKTSNILLTDELEPKLSDFGLAIWGPTESSFQIEADVVGTFGYLAPEYFMYGKMSNKIDVYAFGIVLLELLSGRRAISAETSKEQQSLVMWAKPIIESGNVKDIVDPNLDGKFDEEQLQRMVLAATLCITRASRLRPRISQILKILRGESDTESLPMEDSQSVENGDDEVYPNSSSELHLSLALLGVDDGGNSFSSVEQTKRVALEDYFKERWSRSSSFN; this comes from the exons ATGACAGTTGATCAGGACGATTCTGAGGCtattgaaaaggaaaagaagaagaagaagaagaatgtgTTAGTGGGGATTAGGATAAATGGGGATAGTAGAGACCTGCTCAATTGGGCGATTGTTAAAGTTGCTGATCCTGGGGATTGTGTCATTGTAATCCATGTTTGTCAAAGTTCTG ACCGTGCATCAAAAGATAAGCCCTTATTTGATGAATTCTTAGAAGGATACAAAAGCCTTTGTGATGTAAACAAG GTAGCTCTTGTTGCTCTCATATTGACTGGAAGTTCGGTTAAGAAGACTCTGGTCAGACAGGCAAAAAGCTATGCAGCCGGGGCTGTGGTTTTGGGAACAAGCAAACCATCTAATCTTGG GGGTTGGTCTTCAACAACTAGATACTTTGTTAAGCGACTGCCTCCAACCACCGATGTCTTGGCTCTCAACAATGGCAAAATTATCTTCAGAAGATTTACCAATGATCAACTACCAG AAAACCTGATTGGGAAAGGGGGTTGCAATCAAGTATACAAAGGAATTCTCCCAGATGGAAAGCTGGTAGCAGTTAAAGTAATGAACTCATCCAAACAGGCGTGGAACGAATTTTCTCAGGAAGTTGACATTATATCCTCATTACATCACAGAAATATAACTCCCTTTCTCGGTATCTGTGTTGTAGACAATACATTGATCTCTGTTTATGATTTCTTTTCCAAAGGAAGTTTAGAGGAAAATTTATTTG aTTCGAACAAAGGAAAAAACATACTTTCATGGGAGGTAAGAGTCAGGTTGGCTATTGGAACTGCGGAAGTGCTAACCTACCTGCACGACGAATGTCCCCGACCTGTTGTGCATCGAGATGTTAAGACATCGAACATTCTGCTCACTGATGAACTCGAACCAAAG TTATCAGATTTTGGGCTTGCTATATGGGGACCAACAGAATCGTCCTTTCAGATTGAAGCTGATGTTGTCGGAACATTTGGATATCTTGCTCCAGAATATTTCATGTATGGAAAGATGAGCAATAAAATTGATGTGTATGCCTTTGGTATAGTTCTACTTGAATTGTTATCGGGACGAAGAGCAATCAGCGCCGAAACTTCTAAAGAGCAACAGAGCTTGGTTATGTGG GCTAAGCCAATCATAGAGAGTGGCAATGTAAAGGATATAGTTGATCCAAATTTGGATGGAAAATTCGATGAGGAACAGTTGCAGAGAATGGTTCTTGCAGCAACCCTTTGCATCACGAGGGCATCTCGACTCCGTCCTAGAATTAGTCAG ATATTGAAGATTCTTAGAGGGGAAAGCGATACCGAAAGCCTCCCTATGGAGGATTCACAAAGTGTGGAGAATGGAGATGATGAAGTGTATCCAAATTCAAGTTCTGAACTGCATTTAAGCCTTGCATTGCTTGGTGTTGATGATGGTGGGAACTCATTTAGCAGTGTGGAACAGACAAAAAGGGTTGCATTGGAAGATTATTTCAAAGAAAGATGGAGCAGATCCTCCAGCTTCAACTAG
- the LOC120088712 gene encoding receptor-like cytoplasmic kinase 176 isoform X1: MTVDQDDSEAIEKEKKKKKKNVLVGIRINGDSRDLLNWAIVKVADPGDCVIVIHVCQSSDRASKDKPLFDEFLEGYKSLCDVNKVALVALILTGSSVKKTLVRQAKSYAAGAVVLGTSKPSNLGGWSSTTRYFVKRLPPTTDVLALNNGKIIFRRFTNDQLPGLNLDPKPSFSQASQSDFDGSETEKSVSYGVGSEDLKDEVHGVVLESKRNCSKPDPPMKMEHSERGLGWPLLRTTPRISQTPCVHNMSVVQWVMNLPDRSPYQSLSTKGNDPSKSEIPCFVDERAKGSLSSFSEPPEDLEDFLKTNSTNYKWFSPDVLKISTSHFSSENLIGKGGCNQVYKGILPDGKLVAVKVMNSSKQAWNEFSQEVDIISSLHHRNITPFLGICVVDNTLISVYDFFSKGSLEENLFDSNKGKNILSWEVRVRLAIGTAEVLTYLHDECPRPVVHRDVKTSNILLTDELEPKLSDFGLAIWGPTESSFQIEADVVGTFGYLAPEYFMYGKMSNKIDVYAFGIVLLELLSGRRAISAETSKEQQSLVMWAKPIIESGNVKDIVDPNLDGKFDEEQLQRMVLAATLCITRASRLRPRISQILKILRGESDTESLPMEDSQSVENGDDEVYPNSSSELHLSLALLGVDDGGNSFSSVEQTKRVALEDYFKERWSRSSSFN; this comes from the exons ATGACAGTTGATCAGGACGATTCTGAGGCtattgaaaaggaaaagaagaagaagaagaagaatgtgTTAGTGGGGATTAGGATAAATGGGGATAGTAGAGACCTGCTCAATTGGGCGATTGTTAAAGTTGCTGATCCTGGGGATTGTGTCATTGTAATCCATGTTTGTCAAAGTTCTG ACCGTGCATCAAAAGATAAGCCCTTATTTGATGAATTCTTAGAAGGATACAAAAGCCTTTGTGATGTAAACAAG GTAGCTCTTGTTGCTCTCATATTGACTGGAAGTTCGGTTAAGAAGACTCTGGTCAGACAGGCAAAAAGCTATGCAGCCGGGGCTGTGGTTTTGGGAACAAGCAAACCATCTAATCTTGG GGGTTGGTCTTCAACAACTAGATACTTTGTTAAGCGACTGCCTCCAACCACCGATGTCTTGGCTCTCAACAATGGCAAAATTATCTTCAGAAGATTTACCAATGATCAACTACCAG GCTTGAACCTAGACCCAAAACCAAGTTTTAGTCAGGCTAGTCAATCTGATTTTGATGGCTCTGAGACTGAGAAATCTGTTTCGTATGGGGTTGGTAGTGAAGACTTGAAGGATGAAGTTCATGGAGTTGTCCTTGAAAGTAAAAGAAATTGTTCCAAACCAGATCCTCCAATGAAGATGGAGCATTCCGAGCGGGGGCTTGGTTGGCCATTGCTCCGAACGACTCCAAGGATTTCGCAAACCCCATGTGTACATAACATGTCTGTAGTGCAATGGGTGATGAACTTACCCGATCGCTCCCCATATCAAAGTTTAAGCACAAAAGGAAATGATCCATCAAAAAGCGAGATCCCTTGTTTTGTGGATGAGAGAGCTAAAGGCAGTTTATCTTCCTTTTCTGAACCACCAGAAGACTTGGAGGATTTCCTGAAAACTAACTCAACTAATTATAAATGGTTTAGTCCTGACGTGCTGAAAATTTCAACTTCTCATTTTTCTTCAG AAAACCTGATTGGGAAAGGGGGTTGCAATCAAGTATACAAAGGAATTCTCCCAGATGGAAAGCTGGTAGCAGTTAAAGTAATGAACTCATCCAAACAGGCGTGGAACGAATTTTCTCAGGAAGTTGACATTATATCCTCATTACATCACAGAAATATAACTCCCTTTCTCGGTATCTGTGTTGTAGACAATACATTGATCTCTGTTTATGATTTCTTTTCCAAAGGAAGTTTAGAGGAAAATTTATTTG aTTCGAACAAAGGAAAAAACATACTTTCATGGGAGGTAAGAGTCAGGTTGGCTATTGGAACTGCGGAAGTGCTAACCTACCTGCACGACGAATGTCCCCGACCTGTTGTGCATCGAGATGTTAAGACATCGAACATTCTGCTCACTGATGAACTCGAACCAAAG TTATCAGATTTTGGGCTTGCTATATGGGGACCAACAGAATCGTCCTTTCAGATTGAAGCTGATGTTGTCGGAACATTTGGATATCTTGCTCCAGAATATTTCATGTATGGAAAGATGAGCAATAAAATTGATGTGTATGCCTTTGGTATAGTTCTACTTGAATTGTTATCGGGACGAAGAGCAATCAGCGCCGAAACTTCTAAAGAGCAACAGAGCTTGGTTATGTGG GCTAAGCCAATCATAGAGAGTGGCAATGTAAAGGATATAGTTGATCCAAATTTGGATGGAAAATTCGATGAGGAACAGTTGCAGAGAATGGTTCTTGCAGCAACCCTTTGCATCACGAGGGCATCTCGACTCCGTCCTAGAATTAGTCAG ATATTGAAGATTCTTAGAGGGGAAAGCGATACCGAAAGCCTCCCTATGGAGGATTCACAAAGTGTGGAGAATGGAGATGATGAAGTGTATCCAAATTCAAGTTCTGAACTGCATTTAAGCCTTGCATTGCTTGGTGTTGATGATGGTGGGAACTCATTTAGCAGTGTGGAACAGACAAAAAGGGTTGCATTGGAAGATTATTTCAAAGAAAGATGGAGCAGATCCTCCAGCTTCAACTAG
- the LOC120088712 gene encoding receptor-like cytosolic serine/threonine-protein kinase RBK2 isoform X3 has translation MLSLDDEPLQVLENLIGKGGCNQVYKGILPDGKLVAVKVMNSSKQAWNEFSQEVDIISSLHHRNITPFLGICVVDNTLISVYDFFSKGSLEENLFDSNKGKNILSWEVRVRLAIGTAEVLTYLHDECPRPVVHRDVKTSNILLTDELEPKLSDFGLAIWGPTESSFQIEADVVGTFGYLAPEYFMYGKMSNKIDVYAFGIVLLELLSGRRAISAETSKEQQSLVMWAKPIIESGNVKDIVDPNLDGKFDEEQLQRMVLAATLCITRASRLRPRISQILKILRGESDTESLPMEDSQSVENGDDEVYPNSSSELHLSLALLGVDDGGNSFSSVEQTKRVALEDYFKERWSRSSSFN, from the exons ATGCTGAGTTTGGACGACGAACCGCTACAAGTTTTAG AAAACCTGATTGGGAAAGGGGGTTGCAATCAAGTATACAAAGGAATTCTCCCAGATGGAAAGCTGGTAGCAGTTAAAGTAATGAACTCATCCAAACAGGCGTGGAACGAATTTTCTCAGGAAGTTGACATTATATCCTCATTACATCACAGAAATATAACTCCCTTTCTCGGTATCTGTGTTGTAGACAATACATTGATCTCTGTTTATGATTTCTTTTCCAAAGGAAGTTTAGAGGAAAATTTATTTG aTTCGAACAAAGGAAAAAACATACTTTCATGGGAGGTAAGAGTCAGGTTGGCTATTGGAACTGCGGAAGTGCTAACCTACCTGCACGACGAATGTCCCCGACCTGTTGTGCATCGAGATGTTAAGACATCGAACATTCTGCTCACTGATGAACTCGAACCAAAG TTATCAGATTTTGGGCTTGCTATATGGGGACCAACAGAATCGTCCTTTCAGATTGAAGCTGATGTTGTCGGAACATTTGGATATCTTGCTCCAGAATATTTCATGTATGGAAAGATGAGCAATAAAATTGATGTGTATGCCTTTGGTATAGTTCTACTTGAATTGTTATCGGGACGAAGAGCAATCAGCGCCGAAACTTCTAAAGAGCAACAGAGCTTGGTTATGTGG GCTAAGCCAATCATAGAGAGTGGCAATGTAAAGGATATAGTTGATCCAAATTTGGATGGAAAATTCGATGAGGAACAGTTGCAGAGAATGGTTCTTGCAGCAACCCTTTGCATCACGAGGGCATCTCGACTCCGTCCTAGAATTAGTCAG ATATTGAAGATTCTTAGAGGGGAAAGCGATACCGAAAGCCTCCCTATGGAGGATTCACAAAGTGTGGAGAATGGAGATGATGAAGTGTATCCAAATTCAAGTTCTGAACTGCATTTAAGCCTTGCATTGCTTGGTGTTGATGATGGTGGGAACTCATTTAGCAGTGTGGAACAGACAAAAAGGGTTGCATTGGAAGATTATTTCAAAGAAAGATGGAGCAGATCCTCCAGCTTCAACTAG